The Vibrio azureus genomic sequence GATTTTCTTCACATCTTGGTTGCAGTTGCGCAGCGAAATGACGGTTAGTGCTTTATCGTCAGCAGCAATACTAGATTCAACTTTGATTACCTTGGATAAGCCTCCTAGCGAGGACTCGGCACGTTTTAATAGTGGTTGTATGTGATCGAATTGAACAAAGTTGTACATCAAATCATTAATCAACTTCAATTTGCATAGAATTTTAAATTCCTGAAATGCGTCAAGGTCATTAATCAGAATACTATCAACGGCACTTTTGATGTAGAGATTATACTGGCTTTCGTTATTGAAGAATTTAAAACCATTCCCAACACGGATTTTAAAGTTACTCCCATGCCAACTAACATCTTTGAGGATATCTATGCTATCAGTGTTCTTTAGAGTGCTTTTGAGGAGATCAAGAACTTCTGGTTTTTGAGATGTAGAAGTGAAGCAGAACTTAATCGTGTACTTTAAGTAACTTAGAGCACTCTGTTGACCAGAGCCATACTTTGAGCGTCCTTGCAGGACTCTATTTATAAACGGCTTCTGTGTATTGGTGGTGGCTTGGAAAAGAATTGAAAGCGTCTCCGCATTCCAGAATTCGTCTTCTGCTAGCGGGAATTGATCGACTGCTGTATTCGTATTCAGATCTATGGAGTACTTATGTTCCAGTGATACGATTTGATCTTTGATGTACTCACCATTGAAATCAAGCAGCACGAACTTACTGACAGGTTTTATTTGCTCGTGCTTTTCATCGAATAAAGTGGTGAAGAGTTTAGTTAGAGTATTTGATTTACCGCTACCAGTGTTTCCAAAAATACCAATGTGAGTATTAAATAACTTCTGCCAAGGTAGAGATATCTCAATACCTTCTTTTAACAATGATCCAATGCAGAAATTTGATTCAGCACTAGATGAATATACTGTCTTTAAGGCTTGCTCAGGTAACAGGAAGGCTGGATCACGGATCAACGGTAAGAACTTGATGCCTTCAAAGAAATTACCATTTTCAATATAACCAATAGGGCGAACATACACTTTTCGTACGTACTCGATTTTATCCGTGTTCTCTTGGAAACGTCTTTCATCTAAGTACTCACCCTCAACGATGCATACAATGTCACGAAAGCCACGCTGAATTGAAAGGTACTCCCTGATAGAGATACCCTTGTATCGCTGACCTTCATAGAAAATGGTGTCTTTGTTCGATGTCTCATCAACGGTCAACGTAATTTGAATGCCATTTACCGCTGTGACCTCACCAATGAAGATGCTCATGTGTCATCCTCACCAAGTGTTAGGACATGAGAATTGAAGTAAGAGAAATCTAATGCTTCACCTTCTTCATGGACAACGTACTTGATGTTATTGAAGTCAGCGAAATACTTCTGCAATTCAGGGATGATGGTTTCTCTGTAACAACAGATGTATACCTGTAGAGTAGGATTCGTCAGAGAGCGTTTAATCAAGTTCCTGATATGCTCATCAGCAAATGAGAACCCGAAGGCTATCAATACGCTA encodes the following:
- a CDS encoding ATP-binding protein, which translates into the protein MSIFIGEVTAVNGIQITLTVDETSNKDTIFYEGQRYKGISIREYLSIQRGFRDIVCIVEGEYLDERRFQENTDKIEYVRKVYVRPIGYIENGNFFEGIKFLPLIRDPAFLLPEQALKTVYSSSAESNFCIGSLLKEGIEISLPWQKLFNTHIGIFGNTGSGKSNTLTKLFTTLFDEKHEQIKPVSKFVLLDFNGEYIKDQIVSLEHKYSIDLNTNTAVDQFPLAEDEFWNAETLSILFQATTNTQKPFINRVLQGRSKYGSGQQSALSYLKYTIKFCFTSTSQKPEVLDLLKSTLKNTDSIDILKDVSWHGSNFKIRVGNGFKFFNNESQYNLYIKSAVDSILINDLDAFQEFKILCKLKLINDLMYNFVQFDHIQPLLKRAESSLGGLSKVIKVESSIAADDKALTVISLRNCNQDVKKIIPLLVTKHYYNSHKNQIKKSPPEKTLHLIIDEAHNILSQQSVREQANWKDYRLELFEELIKEGRKFGIFLTLSSQRPADISATIMSQLHNFFIHRLVNDRDLFLLDNTISTLDSVSRSLIPNLSRGSCIITGTSFDLPMLIQVDELRHESKPDSNDVSLSKLW